The DNA region CGGCCTGGCCGATCCGGAGGCCGTCGCGCGGGACGTGCGGGTGGTCGGCCGGGCGTACTTCGAGCCGGCGCCGGACGACCCGGCGGCGGACGCGGCGGTGGCCCGGCTGCTGCCCGCGATGGGCGACGACGACCCGGAGACGGCGGCGAACCGGATCGGCCTGCTGGTCCAGGCCTGTGACGCCACCGCCACCCTGGTCGAGCACGCCCGGCGCAGCGGCGGACCGGCCGCCGCCCTGCGGGACGATCCGCCGCTGCGGACGATGCGCCGGTTCGCCGCCCGGGCGACCGAGGTCGGCGGGGTCGCGGTCCCGGCCGGGGCGCACGTGCTGCTCGACCTCGACGCCGCCCGGGAACCGGACCGCGAGCCGCTGGCCTTCGGCGCCCCGCCCCGGCTCTGCCCGGGCCGCTCGCACGCCCTGGCGATCGCCGAGGGCATCCTGTACGGATCCTCCGACCCGGCGGACACGTCCCGGCCGCCCGCCGAGGACCACCTCGGCCAGGTCGAACTCGCCACCCTGATCCCGGAGATGATCGACCACGTGCTCGCCCTGGCGGACACCTGGACGGCCTGGGACGGGCGCCCGATCGTCAACGCCGACGGCCGAACCTACACTCCGCACAAGGCGCTTCGCCGGGTCACCGACCATCTCATCGACCACTGGGCCGAGTTGGAGGCCCGACTGGCCGGCGAGCCGCCCGCCGCCGACCACTGGCACGCCTCCGAGGTCACCACCCCGGCCGACCTGGTGCCGTTCACCGCCGCCGACCTGGACGAGGCCCGCAGCCGGCTCACCCGGCTCGGCCGGATCTGGGCCCAGCGGGTCGCCGCGCTGCCGGAACGGCAGTTGGACGACTCGCCGGGGAAGGGTTGGAGCTTCCGGCAGATCGTCTGCCACCTCGCCGGGGCCGGTGCCTACTACGTGGACTCGGTGGGTCCGATCGAGCGGCAGCGGGAGGCGACGCGATGAGCCCGCTCGACGCGATGACCCCGTTCGCCGCCCTGCACCACCGCCGCGGCCGTCCGCTGCTGCTCCCGAACGCCTGGGACCACGCCTCGGCCGCCGCCCTCGCCGCCGCCGGTCACCCCGCGATCGGCACCACCAGCCTGGGCGTGGCGGCCGCTGCCGGCCTGCCCGACGGCGCCGCCGCCACCCGCGCGGAGACCGTACGGCTGGCCCGGCGGCTGGGCCGCGACGACTACCTGCTGAGCGTCGACGTGGAGTCCGGCTTCAGCGATGACCCGGCCGAAGTAGCCGATCTGGCCGTCGAGTTGGCGGCGGCGGGCGTGGTCGGCATCAATCTGGAGGACGGCCGGCCGGACGGCACCCTGGCGCCGACCGCCGTCCACGTCGCGAAGGTCGCGGCGGTGAAGGCCGCCGTGCCGGAGCTGTTCGTGAACGCCCGCACCGACGCCTACTGGTGCGGGAGCGACGACCCCGAGCCGGAGACCGTACGGCGGCTGGACGCCTACCAACGGGCGGGCGCGGACGGCGTGTTCGTACCCGCGCTGAGCGAGCCGGCCGCGATCGCCAGGCTGGTCGGCCGGCTGTCCGTCCCGCTCAACATCCTCTGGACGCCGGGTGGTCCGGGTCTCGCCGAGCTGGCCGGGCTCGGGGTGGC from Kitasatospora cathayae includes:
- a CDS encoding cytochrome P450 family protein gives rise to the protein MSDPTPHHPTPHHPTPHHPTPHRPAPHDPTPHDPTPHELTFSRYQDVTAALADPALVPPPATPGRYGTVAWLRATVARFSAGEPHARRRALVLADLERLDPARLRVLAAGGFEPDVRLRVVRTLARALGLADPEAVARDVRVVGRAYFEPAPDDPAADAAVARLLPAMGDDDPETAANRIGLLVQACDATATLVEHARRSGGPAAALRDDPPLRTMRRFAARATEVGGVAVPAGAHVLLDLDAAREPDREPLAFGAPPRLCPGRSHALAIAEGILYGSSDPADTSRPPAEDHLGQVELATLIPEMIDHVLALADTWTAWDGRPIVNADGRTYTPHKALRRVTDHLIDHWAELEARLAGEPPAADHWHASEVTTPADLVPFTAADLDEARSRLTRLGRIWAQRVAALPERQLDDSPGKGWSFRQIVCHLAGAGAYYVDSVGPIERQREATR
- a CDS encoding isocitrate lyase/PEP mutase family protein, with protein sequence MSPLDAMTPFAALHHRRGRPLLLPNAWDHASAAALAAAGHPAIGTTSLGVAAAAGLPDGAAATRAETVRLARRLGRDDYLLSVDVESGFSDDPAEVADLAVELAAAGVVGINLEDGRPDGTLAPTAVHVAKVAAVKAAVPELFVNARTDAYWCGSDDPEPETVRRLDAYQRAGADGVFVPALSEPAAIARLVGRLSVPLNILWTPGGPGLAELAGLGVARVSLGSLLYRSALAAAVATAAAVASGGPVGPVPGYAEVRALSGG